One stretch of Streptomyces sp. MMBL 11-1 DNA includes these proteins:
- the mshC gene encoding cysteine--1-D-myo-inosityl 2-amino-2-deoxy-alpha-D-glucopyranoside ligase, whose protein sequence is MHAWPASEVPALPGKGRDLRIHDTATGGRITLDPGPVARIYVCGITPYDATHMGHAATYNAFDLVQRVWLDTKRQVHYVQNVTDVDDPLLERAVRDGQDWTELAERETALFREDMTALRMLPPRHYIGAVEAIPGIVPLVERLRDAGAAYDLDGDTYFSVDADPHFGEVSGLDAEAMRLLSAERGGDPERPGKKNPLDPMLWTAARPGEPSWDGASLGEGRPGWHIECVAIALDHLGMGFDIQGGGSDLAFPHHEMGASHAHALTGEHPFAKAYVHAGMVGLDGEKMSKSRGNLVFVSTLRRDGVDPAALRLALLSRHYRSDWEWTDQVLAEAVERLARWRAAVSRPDGPSADALVEEVREALADDLDSPSALAAVDRWAALQGAEGGTDEGAPGVVSRTVDALLGVAL, encoded by the coding sequence ATGCATGCCTGGCCCGCTTCTGAGGTCCCCGCCCTGCCTGGCAAGGGCCGCGACCTTCGGATCCACGACACCGCGACCGGCGGACGGATCACCCTTGACCCCGGTCCCGTCGCCCGCATCTATGTCTGCGGCATCACGCCGTACGACGCGACCCACATGGGTCATGCGGCGACCTACAACGCGTTCGACCTCGTTCAGCGCGTGTGGCTCGACACCAAGCGGCAAGTTCACTATGTCCAGAACGTGACCGACGTGGACGATCCGCTGCTGGAGCGGGCCGTGCGCGACGGTCAGGACTGGACCGAGCTCGCGGAGCGCGAGACGGCGCTCTTCCGCGAGGACATGACCGCCCTGCGGATGCTGCCCCCGCGGCACTACATCGGAGCGGTCGAGGCGATACCCGGGATCGTGCCCCTCGTCGAGCGTCTCCGGGACGCGGGCGCCGCCTACGACCTGGACGGCGACACCTACTTCTCCGTCGACGCCGACCCGCACTTCGGCGAGGTCTCCGGCCTCGACGCGGAGGCGATGCGCCTGCTCTCCGCCGAGCGGGGCGGCGATCCGGAGCGCCCCGGCAAGAAGAACCCCCTCGACCCGATGCTCTGGACGGCCGCCCGTCCGGGCGAGCCGAGCTGGGACGGGGCCTCCCTGGGCGAGGGCCGCCCGGGCTGGCACATCGAGTGCGTGGCCATCGCGCTCGACCACCTCGGCATGGGCTTCGACATCCAGGGCGGCGGCTCCGACCTCGCCTTCCCGCACCATGAGATGGGCGCTTCCCACGCCCACGCGCTGACCGGCGAGCACCCGTTCGCCAAGGCGTACGTCCACGCCGGAATGGTCGGCCTGGACGGCGAGAAGATGTCCAAGTCGCGCGGCAACCTGGTCTTCGTCTCGACGCTGCGCCGTGACGGAGTGGACCCGGCGGCCCTCCGGCTCGCCCTGCTCTCCCGCCACTACCGCTCCGACTGGGAGTGGACCGACCAGGTGCTGGCCGAGGCCGTCGAGCGCCTCGCGCGCTGGCGGGCCGCCGTCTCACGCCCCGACGGGCCGTCCGCCGACGCGCTGGTCGAGGAGGTCCGCGAGGCCCTGGCGGACGATCTGGACAGCCCTTCGGCACTCGCCGCGGTGGACCGCTGGGCCGCGCTCCAGGGTGCGGAGGGCGGCACGGACGAAGGTGCGCCCGGCGTCGTCTCGCGGACCGTCGATGCCCTGCTGGGGGTCGCGCTGTAG
- a CDS encoding magnesium and cobalt transport protein CorA yields the protein MPAVIVDCAIYRDGRRIERPDDFSGALDEARDARDAFLWIGLHEPTEEEFDLVRGEFGLHPLAVEDALRAHQRPKLEVYDDSLFVVLKPIVYEPESDTVSADELMVFIGDSFVVTVRHGEGAPLAAVRRRLEAEPEVLRHGPTAVLYAVSDAVVDHYMDVSGELQVDLEELEAQVFAPSGGDSKNTAARIYTFKRQVLEFRRAAGPLTAPMARLAGAGVPFVHEHAQPFFRDVADHLTRANEQVDGLDRLLSDILSAHLAQMGVRQNDDMRKISAWAAMAAVPTMVAGVYGMNFDHMPELHWAWTYPAVVASMGCAVFGLYRLFKRRGWL from the coding sequence ATGCCCGCCGTGATCGTGGACTGTGCCATCTACCGGGACGGGCGCCGCATCGAACGGCCCGACGACTTCTCCGGCGCCCTGGACGAGGCGCGGGACGCACGCGACGCCTTCCTGTGGATCGGGCTGCACGAGCCGACGGAGGAGGAGTTCGACCTCGTACGGGGCGAGTTCGGGCTGCACCCGCTGGCCGTGGAGGACGCGCTGCGGGCGCACCAGCGGCCCAAGCTGGAGGTGTACGACGACTCCCTGTTCGTGGTCCTCAAGCCGATCGTCTACGAACCCGAGAGCGACACGGTCAGCGCCGACGAGCTGATGGTCTTCATAGGCGACTCGTTCGTGGTGACCGTCCGGCACGGCGAGGGCGCCCCGCTGGCGGCCGTGCGCCGTCGGCTGGAGGCCGAGCCCGAGGTGCTGAGACACGGCCCGACGGCGGTGCTGTACGCGGTCAGCGACGCCGTGGTGGACCACTACATGGACGTGTCCGGTGAGCTCCAGGTCGACCTGGAGGAGCTGGAGGCGCAGGTGTTCGCCCCGAGCGGCGGCGACTCGAAGAACACCGCGGCCCGCATCTACACCTTCAAACGACAGGTGCTGGAGTTCCGCCGGGCGGCCGGGCCGCTGACCGCTCCGATGGCCCGGCTCGCGGGGGCGGGTGTGCCGTTCGTCCACGAGCACGCGCAGCCGTTCTTCCGGGACGTGGCGGACCATCTGACGCGCGCCAACGAACAGGTGGACGGGCTGGACCGGCTGCTCTCGGACATCCTGTCGGCGCATCTGGCCCAGATGGGCGTGCGGCAGAACGACGACATGCGCAAGATCTCCGCCTGGGCCGCCATGGCCGCCGTCCCGACCATGGTGGCGGGCGTCTACGGCATGAACTTCGACCACATGCCGGAGCTGCACTGGGCGTGGACCTACCCGGCGGTGGTCGCGTCGATGGGCTGCGCCGTGTTCGGTCTCTACCGGCTGTTCAAGCGGCGCGGCTGGCTCTGA
- a CDS encoding ferritin-like domain-containing protein codes for MLSARTLFQEILDNDESYRLFCSIAASGEAQGGWENARIAALVPESSRDLAPKIVRHGADEDKHGRIFGALLKKRGLPPVEVPPETDYTMLLEQQGIGLAHSRLRGDERLTERDIITYLAHSRVTEQRASEQMRLLRRHFADHPDIGRAVKMISRDEDNHLAYCHEELLGLARAGHGRTIQRIMRECALAEIRVYRDVSLAVMAAMGRVLGWSRPRAAVLAAGIHAVYAYERLVGWRRMVSLEMPRRRDALGGPAAPDRAYA; via the coding sequence ATGCTCTCAGCGCGGACCCTGTTCCAGGAGATTCTGGACAACGACGAGTCCTACCGGCTTTTCTGCTCCATCGCGGCGAGCGGCGAGGCCCAGGGCGGCTGGGAGAACGCCCGTATCGCCGCCCTGGTTCCGGAGAGCAGCCGCGATCTGGCCCCCAAGATCGTCCGGCACGGCGCCGACGAGGACAAGCACGGCCGGATCTTCGGCGCGCTCCTGAAGAAGCGCGGTCTGCCGCCCGTCGAGGTCCCGCCGGAGACCGACTACACGATGCTCCTGGAACAGCAGGGCATCGGCCTCGCGCACTCCCGGCTGCGAGGCGATGAGCGGCTCACCGAGCGCGACATCATCACCTATCTGGCCCACAGCCGCGTCACCGAACAGCGTGCCTCCGAGCAGATGCGCCTGTTGCGCCGCCACTTCGCCGACCACCCCGACATCGGGCGCGCGGTGAAGATGATCTCCCGCGACGAGGACAACCACCTCGCCTACTGCCACGAGGAACTCCTCGGGCTCGCCCGCGCCGGGCACGGCCGGACCATCCAGCGGATCATGCGCGAGTGCGCCCTGGCAGAGATCCGGGTCTACCGCGACGTCAGCCTCGCCGTGATGGCCGCCATGGGCCGGGTGCTCGGCTGGTCGCGGCCCAGGGCGGCCGTTCTCGCCGCGGGCATTCACGCGGTGTACGCGTACGAGCGCCTCGTCGGCTGGCGGCGCATGGTGAGCCTGGAGATGCCGCGGCGGCGCGACGCGCTGGGCGGCCCCGCGGCACCGGATCGCGCATACGCCTGA
- a CDS encoding aldo/keto reductase, whose protein sequence is MEQRHLGRTGLRVSRIGLGTLTWGRDTDEHDAADQLKAFWDAGGTLVDTADVYGGGEAEYLLGRLVGSLVPRQDLVLATKAGNVPDPYRRFNGSRGHLLAALDASLERLGTDYVDLWQVHAFDPATPLEETLQAVDLAVSSGRVRYAGVSNFCGWQLAKAATWQLAAPGVRTRLASTQMEYSLLQRGIEREVLPAALDLGIGLLPSSPLGRGVLTGKYRQGTPSDSRGASTRLAPFVEPYLDDAAGRITDAVVTAADGLATSPLQVALAWVRDRPGVAAPIVGARNAGQLAEALSVEALSLPYEICQALDDVSAPVHRYPDQDWSTL, encoded by the coding sequence ATGGAGCAGAGGCATCTCGGCCGTACCGGCCTTCGCGTGTCCCGGATCGGGCTCGGCACCCTCACCTGGGGCCGGGACACGGACGAGCACGACGCCGCCGACCAGCTGAAGGCCTTCTGGGACGCGGGCGGCACCCTGGTGGACACCGCCGATGTGTACGGGGGCGGCGAGGCCGAGTATCTGCTCGGGCGGCTCGTCGGGAGCCTGGTCCCCCGTCAGGATCTGGTCCTCGCCACGAAGGCCGGCAACGTCCCGGACCCCTATCGCCGTTTCAACGGTTCGCGCGGGCACCTCCTGGCCGCCCTGGACGCGTCCCTGGAGCGGCTCGGCACGGATTACGTGGACCTGTGGCAGGTCCACGCCTTCGACCCGGCGACCCCGCTGGAGGAGACCCTCCAGGCGGTGGACCTGGCCGTGTCCTCCGGCCGCGTCCGGTACGCGGGCGTGTCGAACTTCTGCGGCTGGCAGCTGGCGAAGGCCGCCACCTGGCAGCTCGCCGCGCCGGGGGTGCGCACCCGGCTGGCCAGTACGCAGATGGAGTACTCGCTGCTCCAGCGGGGCATCGAACGCGAGGTGCTGCCCGCGGCGCTGGACCTGGGGATCGGGCTGCTGCCGTCCTCGCCGCTGGGGCGCGGCGTGCTCACCGGCAAGTACCGCCAGGGCACCCCGTCCGACTCCCGGGGAGCGTCGACCCGGCTCGCCCCGTTCGTCGAGCCGTATCTCGACGACGCGGCGGGCCGCATCACCGACGCGGTGGTGACGGCGGCGGACGGCCTGGCGACGAGCCCGCTCCAGGTGGCGCTCGCCTGGGTCCGGGACCGGCCCGGGGTGGCCGCGCCGATCGTCGGTGCGCGCAACGCCGGGCAGCTCGCGGAGGCTTTGTCGGTGGAGGCGCTTAGTCTTCCCTACGAGATCTGCCAGGCGCTCGACGATGTGTCGGCGCCCGTGCACCGCTATCCCGACCAGGACTGGAGCACGCTGTGA
- a CDS encoding SCO1664 family protein codes for MPAPERIPSRSLTDADLLTLLTEGTITVLGRVGGASNAVLRCTVAYEGEERACAYKPVAGEQPLWDFPDGTLAQREVAAYEISRSTGWDLVPPTVLREGPYGQGMCQLWVDGPEPGEDAPSLLALVEGEEPGDGWKAVGFAEVGEGKTALLVHADDVRLRRLAVLDAVINNGDRKGGHLLPAPGGRLFGIDHGVTFNADDKLRTLLWGWAGEPLTEEALAVLGRLAGELAPGSVLATRMAELITPAELEALRERVTVLVKSAVHPRPSGQWPPIPWPPV; via the coding sequence ATGCCCGCGCCAGAACGGATACCGTCGCGGAGCCTGACGGACGCCGACCTGCTCACCCTGCTCACCGAGGGCACGATCACCGTCCTCGGCCGGGTCGGCGGCGCGTCCAACGCGGTGCTGCGCTGCACGGTGGCGTACGAGGGCGAGGAACGCGCCTGCGCGTACAAGCCGGTCGCGGGGGAGCAGCCGCTGTGGGACTTCCCCGACGGGACACTCGCCCAGCGGGAGGTCGCCGCGTACGAGATCTCCCGGTCGACCGGCTGGGACCTGGTGCCGCCGACCGTGCTGCGGGAGGGGCCGTACGGGCAGGGCATGTGCCAGCTCTGGGTCGACGGTCCCGAGCCCGGTGAGGACGCGCCCTCGCTGCTGGCGCTCGTCGAGGGCGAGGAGCCCGGGGACGGCTGGAAGGCCGTGGGCTTCGCGGAGGTGGGGGAGGGGAAGACCGCGCTGCTGGTGCACGCGGACGACGTCCGGCTGCGGCGGCTCGCCGTGCTGGACGCGGTGATCAACAACGGTGACCGCAAGGGCGGACACCTGCTGCCCGCCCCCGGTGGGCGGCTCTTCGGCATCGACCACGGCGTCACCTTCAACGCGGACGACAAGCTGCGGACCCTGCTCTGGGGCTGGGCCGGCGAGCCGCTGACGGAGGAGGCGCTGGCGGTGCTGGGCCGGCTCGCCGGTGAGCTGGCTCCCGGGAGCGTCCTCGCCACCCGGATGGCCGAACTCATCACACCGGCCGAACTGGAGGCCCTGCGGGAGCGGGTCACCGTGCTGGTCAAGAGCGCCGTACACCCGCGGCCGAGCGGTCAGTGGCCGCCCATCCCCTGGCCGCCGGTGTAG
- a CDS encoding DUF3090 domain-containing protein, whose amino-acid sequence MSRQVFLYDPPDRFVAGTVGLPGRRTFFLQASSQGRVTSVALEKAQVAALAERIDELLDEVVRRTGGNSPVPAVAPTDVSDTAPLDVPVEEEFRVGTMALAWDGEEQRMIVEAQALVELDTDSEDDLAEAEEKLLQDEENGPPMLRVRLSGAQARAFAKRALDVINAGRPPCPLCSLPLDPEGHVCPRQNGYRRGA is encoded by the coding sequence GTGTCCCGTCAGGTGTTCCTCTACGACCCGCCGGACCGATTCGTGGCCGGTACGGTCGGGTTGCCTGGCCGCCGTACGTTTTTCCTGCAGGCGTCCTCCCAGGGCAGGGTCACCAGCGTCGCCCTGGAGAAGGCCCAGGTCGCCGCTCTCGCCGAGCGGATCGACGAACTGCTCGACGAGGTCGTACGCCGCACCGGGGGCAACTCCCCGGTGCCCGCCGTGGCCCCCACCGACGTCTCCGACACCGCGCCGCTCGACGTACCCGTCGAGGAGGAGTTCCGGGTCGGCACCATGGCCCTGGCCTGGGACGGCGAGGAACAGCGCATGATCGTCGAGGCGCAGGCCCTCGTCGAACTCGACACCGACTCCGAGGACGACCTCGCGGAGGCCGAGGAGAAGCTCCTCCAGGATGAGGAGAACGGCCCGCCGATGCTCCGGGTCCGGCTCAGCGGGGCCCAGGCCCGCGCCTTCGCCAAGCGGGCCCTGGACGTCATCAACGCCGGTCGCCCGCCGTGTCCGCTGTGCAGCCTGCCGCTCGACCCGGAAGGACACGTATGCCCGCGCCAGAACGGATACCGTCGCGGAGCCTGA
- a CDS encoding LLM class F420-dependent oxidoreductase yields MRLGINLGYWGAGMDGDNLAVAQEADRLGYDVCWAAEAYGSDAPTVLTWVAAQTESIDVGSAIMQIPARQPTMTAMTAATLDSLSGGRFRLGLGVSGPQVSEGWYGVKFDKPLARTREYVEIVRRAMTRERLSYEGAHWTLPLPGGPGKPIKLTVHPQREHIPLYIAAIGPKNLEQTGEIADGALLIFPSAEHLEETAIQPLRAGREKAGRTMEGFDVSPTLPLAVGDDVTGLADMFRPYTALYVGGMGSRKQNFYNQLAQRMGYEKEAAEIQEKYLGGDKAGAAAAVPHQLIDQTSLLGPVERIADRMQAYSAAGVTTLNLAPAGFTLEERLTALRAGTDALERSGLA; encoded by the coding sequence ATGCGGCTCGGCATCAATCTCGGTTACTGGGGCGCCGGCATGGACGGCGACAACCTCGCCGTCGCGCAGGAGGCCGACCGGCTCGGCTACGACGTCTGCTGGGCGGCCGAGGCGTACGGCTCCGACGCCCCGACCGTACTGACGTGGGTCGCGGCCCAGACCGAGTCGATCGACGTCGGCTCCGCGATCATGCAGATCCCGGCCCGCCAGCCCACCATGACGGCGATGACCGCCGCCACCCTCGACTCGCTGTCCGGCGGCCGCTTCCGCCTCGGCCTCGGGGTCTCGGGCCCCCAGGTCTCCGAGGGCTGGTACGGCGTGAAGTTCGACAAGCCGCTGGCCCGCACCCGGGAGTACGTGGAGATCGTCCGCAGGGCGATGACCCGCGAGCGCCTGTCGTACGAGGGGGCGCACTGGACACTGCCGCTCCCCGGCGGCCCGGGGAAGCCGATCAAGCTCACCGTGCACCCCCAGCGCGAGCACATCCCGCTCTACATCGCCGCGATCGGCCCCAAGAACCTGGAGCAGACCGGAGAGATCGCCGACGGCGCCCTGCTGATCTTCCCCTCCGCCGAGCACTTGGAGGAGACCGCGATCCAGCCGCTGCGCGCGGGCCGGGAGAAGGCCGGCAGGACGATGGAGGGCTTCGATGTCAGCCCGACCCTGCCGCTCGCCGTCGGCGACGACGTGACCGGCCTCGCCGACATGTTCCGTCCGTACACCGCCCTGTACGTCGGCGGCATGGGCAGCCGGAAGCAGAACTTCTACAACCAGCTCGCCCAGCGCATGGGATACGAGAAGGAGGCCGCCGAGATCCAGGAGAAGTACCTCGGAGGGGACAAGGCGGGGGCCGCCGCCGCCGTGCCGCACCAGCTGATCGACCAGACCTCGCTGCTCGGCCCCGTCGAGCGGATCGCCGACCGGATGCAGGCCTACTCCGCCGCCGGGGTCACCACGCTCAACCTCGCCCCGGCCGGCTTCACCCTGGAGGAGCGGCTCACCGCCCTGCGCGCCGGCACGGACGCCCTGGAGCGCTCCGGACTCGCCTGA
- a CDS encoding histidine phosphatase family protein: MPTLILVRHGRSTANTAGVLAGRTPGVLLDERGAEQAAALPARLSAVDPVLAVSSPLERCRQTLQPLLDARPGLPLHIEDRVSECDYGHWSGRKLAELADEPLMSVVQQHPSAAAFPGGESMRAMQARAVDAVRDWNERVEAEHGEDATYVLCSHGDIIKSLVADALGMHLDLFQRVHVDPCSVTAIRYTRLRPFLLRLGDTGDLASLAPREHSVGADAAASPADSGPADAANATVGGGAGAP; this comes from the coding sequence ATGCCCACGCTGATCCTCGTACGCCACGGACGCTCCACCGCCAACACCGCGGGAGTGCTCGCGGGCCGCACCCCCGGTGTCCTCCTCGACGAACGTGGGGCCGAACAGGCCGCGGCCCTCCCCGCGCGGCTCTCCGCCGTGGACCCGGTCCTCGCCGTCAGCAGCCCTCTGGAGCGCTGCCGGCAGACGCTCCAGCCGCTTCTCGACGCCCGCCCCGGCCTGCCCCTGCACATCGAGGACCGCGTCAGCGAGTGCGACTACGGCCACTGGTCGGGGCGGAAGCTGGCCGAACTCGCCGACGAACCGCTGATGTCCGTCGTCCAGCAGCACCCCTCCGCGGCGGCGTTCCCGGGCGGCGAGTCGATGCGCGCGATGCAGGCCCGCGCCGTCGACGCCGTCCGCGACTGGAACGAGCGGGTCGAGGCGGAGCACGGCGAGGACGCCACGTACGTCCTGTGCTCGCACGGCGACATCATCAAGTCCCTCGTCGCCGACGCGCTGGGCATGCACCTGGACCTCTTCCAGCGCGTCCACGTCGACCCCTGCTCGGTCACCGCGATCCGCTACACACGGCTGCGCCCCTTCCTCCTGAGGCTCGGCGACACCGGCGACCTCGCCTCCCTGGCCCCCCGCGAGCACTCCGTAGGGGCGGACGCCGCCGCGTCCCCGGCGGACAGCGGCCCGGCGGACGCGGCGAACGCGACGGTCGGGGGCGGCGCGGGCGCGCCGTGA
- a CDS encoding NPCBM/NEW2 domain-containing protein, with translation MQTSTRMRAVVATALLGLFAALAGPGGAHADAAPTAGPETTTVGDVTGFRADGAVYRLSAGQAEARVSFVSEETFRIELAPDGKFTDPTGDDIVLPQGEPPRTRWKDRGDRYDLSTGDVTLRAYKKPLRFALHRADGSRVWSEAKGLSWTGEQTVQTLARGAGEQFYGAGMQNGRGNTSHRDKTVEVAVDYNWDDGGHPNSVPFYLSSAGYGVFRNTYAPNTYAFTDPVTTGAKERRFDAYYFAGEGADAAKDVIGQYTDLTGKPFLPPVYGMEIGDADCYLHNANRGERRTLDSLKVADGYVENDMPNGWMLVNDGYGCGYEDLEETAQGLKDRKMELGLWTEDGIENLAAQVKAGQRVAKLDVAWVGEGYKFALDGCKDAYKGIEDNSDARGFTWAPESWAGAQRCGVQWSGDQSGSWEYIRWQIPTYAGATMSGLAYTTGDVDGIFGGSAKTYTRDLQWKMFLGTTMTMDGWAATDKQPWRHGEPYTSINRDYLKLKESLLPYQYSYAHEATKTGVGMVRPLVLEYPDDPKASTEAAKYEFLSGEHFLVAPVYQDSTERKDIYLPEGTWIDYWSGRTHEGPTTIDTYAAPLDTLPLFVKAGAAVPMWPGIRSYRDRTADSPLAWDVYPQGNTSFTLYEDDGVTRQHRDGAYATQRADVRAPERGAGDVSVTINASRGSFAGRQTERPYEFTVHTGSEPRKVKLGRTLPELTSKSAYDRAPQGWWYDRDDRGGVVHVKTAPQRTDKKFTVRLQGTSAVGGTRASAAAVLGAPAGQEAGAGTPGTVLVDVTAGSADLTDTTVFLQVPEGWRAAAAKVPGRIPAGATRRVEVALTPAKDAGVRETTLTALARYRAAGETRTSQQRLAVSVMPPPPEGDAWASDLVWLSETNGYGPAERDRSNGESGASDGRTLTLAGTTYAKGIGVHADSDIAVHLGGRCTAFTADVGIDDEINGYGEVAFSVEGDGKVLWTSPKLTGASATLPVDVRLDGVRQVRLKVTDTNGSRTGDHGDWAAARFHCA, from the coding sequence ATGCAAACATCAACGCGCATGAGGGCGGTAGTGGCTACCGCGCTGCTCGGACTGTTCGCGGCCCTCGCGGGACCCGGCGGGGCCCACGCCGACGCGGCCCCGACGGCCGGCCCGGAGACCACCACGGTCGGGGACGTGACCGGATTCCGGGCCGACGGGGCGGTGTACCGGCTCAGCGCCGGACAGGCCGAGGCCCGGGTCAGCTTCGTCTCGGAGGAGACCTTCCGCATCGAACTCGCCCCCGACGGAAAGTTCACCGACCCCACCGGCGACGACATCGTCCTGCCGCAGGGCGAGCCGCCCCGCACCCGCTGGAAGGACCGGGGGGACCGCTACGACCTGTCGACGGGCGACGTCACCCTGCGGGCCTACAAGAAGCCGCTGCGCTTCGCCCTGCACCGGGCGGACGGCAGCCGCGTCTGGTCCGAGGCGAAGGGGCTGAGCTGGACCGGCGAGCAGACCGTCCAGACGCTGGCCCGGGGCGCCGGGGAGCAGTTCTACGGGGCCGGGATGCAGAACGGCCGCGGCAACACCTCCCACCGGGACAAGACCGTCGAGGTCGCCGTCGACTACAACTGGGACGACGGCGGCCACCCCAACTCCGTCCCGTTCTACCTCTCATCGGCCGGCTACGGCGTCTTCCGCAACACCTACGCACCCAACACCTACGCGTTCACCGACCCGGTGACGACCGGCGCGAAGGAACGGCGCTTCGACGCCTACTACTTCGCGGGTGAGGGGGCCGACGCCGCCAAGGACGTCATCGGCCAGTACACCGACCTCACCGGCAAGCCGTTCCTGCCGCCCGTCTACGGCATGGAGATCGGCGACGCCGACTGCTACCTCCACAACGCCAACCGGGGCGAGCGCCGCACCCTGGACTCGCTGAAGGTCGCCGACGGATACGTCGAGAACGACATGCCCAACGGCTGGATGCTCGTCAACGACGGCTACGGCTGCGGCTACGAGGACCTGGAGGAGACCGCCCAGGGCCTGAAGGACCGCAAGATGGAGCTGGGCCTGTGGACCGAGGACGGCATCGAGAACCTCGCCGCCCAGGTGAAGGCCGGGCAGCGGGTCGCCAAGCTGGACGTCGCCTGGGTCGGCGAGGGCTACAAGTTCGCCCTCGACGGCTGCAAGGACGCCTACAAGGGCATCGAGGACAACAGCGACGCCCGGGGCTTCACCTGGGCCCCCGAGAGCTGGGCGGGCGCGCAGCGCTGCGGAGTCCAGTGGTCCGGCGACCAGTCCGGCAGCTGGGAGTACATCCGCTGGCAGATCCCCACCTACGCGGGCGCCACCATGTCCGGCCTCGCCTACACCACCGGTGACGTCGACGGGATCTTCGGCGGCAGCGCCAAGACGTACACCCGCGACCTCCAGTGGAAGATGTTCCTCGGCACCACGATGACCATGGACGGCTGGGCCGCCACGGACAAGCAGCCCTGGCGCCACGGGGAGCCGTACACCTCGATCAACCGCGACTACCTCAAGCTCAAGGAGTCGCTGCTGCCCTACCAGTACTCCTACGCCCACGAGGCCACCAAGACCGGCGTCGGCATGGTCCGCCCGCTGGTCCTCGAATACCCGGACGACCCGAAGGCGTCGACGGAGGCCGCGAAGTACGAGTTCCTCTCCGGCGAGCACTTCCTCGTGGCGCCCGTCTACCAGGACAGCACCGAGCGCAAGGACATCTACCTCCCCGAGGGCACCTGGATCGACTACTGGAGCGGCCGCACCCACGAGGGCCCCACCACCATCGACACCTACGCCGCCCCGCTCGACACCCTCCCGCTCTTCGTGAAGGCGGGCGCGGCCGTCCCGATGTGGCCGGGCATCCGCTCCTACCGCGACCGCACCGCCGACTCCCCGCTGGCCTGGGACGTCTACCCGCAGGGGAACACCTCCTTCACCCTGTACGAGGACGACGGCGTCACCCGGCAGCACCGGGACGGCGCGTACGCCACCCAGCGCGCCGACGTCCGGGCCCCCGAGCGCGGCGCCGGCGACGTCTCCGTCACGATCAACGCCAGCCGGGGGAGCTTCGCCGGCCGGCAGACCGAGCGGCCCTACGAGTTCACCGTCCACACCGGCTCCGAGCCCCGCAAGGTGAAACTGGGCCGGACGCTGCCCGAACTGACCTCGAAGAGCGCGTACGACCGGGCCCCGCAGGGCTGGTGGTACGACCGCGACGACCGCGGCGGCGTGGTGCACGTGAAGACCGCGCCCCAGCGCACGGACAAGAAGTTCACGGTGAGGCTCCAGGGCACCAGCGCGGTCGGCGGCACGCGGGCGTCGGCGGCCGCCGTCCTCGGCGCCCCCGCGGGCCAGGAGGCCGGCGCCGGGACGCCCGGCACGGTCCTGGTCGACGTGACCGCGGGCAGCGCCGACCTCACCGACACCACGGTCTTTCTCCAGGTCCCCGAGGGCTGGAGGGCCGCCGCGGCGAAGGTCCCCGGGCGGATCCCGGCGGGCGCCACCCGTCGGGTCGAGGTGGCGCTCACCCCGGCGAAGGACGCCGGAGTACGGGAGACCACGCTGACGGCCCTCGCCCGTTACCGGGCCGCAGGCGAGACCCGCACGAGTCAGCAGCGGCTCGCCGTCTCCGTCATGCCGCCGCCGCCCGAGGGCGACGCCTGGGCGAGCGACCTCGTCTGGCTCTCCGAGACCAACGGCTACGGCCCGGCCGAACGCGACCGGTCCAACGGGGAGTCGGGCGCGAGCGACGGAAGGACGCTGACGCTCGCGGGAACGACGTACGCGAAGGGGATCGGCGTCCACGCCGACTCCGACATCGCCGTCCATCTCGGCGGCAGGTGCACCGCGTTCACCGCCGACGTCGGGATCGACGACGAGATCAACGGCTACGGGGAGGTCGCGTTCTCCGTGGAGGGCGACGGCAAGGTGCTGTGGACCTCGCCGAAGCTGACCGGGGCGTCGGCGACCCTGCCGGTGGACGTGAGGCTCGACGGCGTACGCCAGGTGCGGCTGAAGGTCACCGACACCAACGGGTCCAGGACCGGCGACCACGGCGACTGGGCGGCGGCGAGGTTCCACTGCGCCTGA